In one window of Lewinella sp. 4G2 DNA:
- a CDS encoding LptF/LptG family permease: MLKKLDWYIVGKFLRTFFFTLLIFSMVSIIIDFSDKTERFIESDITKFEIAFQYFPSFLLFIMGFIWPMLCLIAVIFFTGRMAANSEIISILNAGVSFRRFLRPFMVTAAFLAFLFLVGVHFVIPWGNEIRTDIERTHFGRNRDKGKTSNVHFFVAPGTKVFMTHYSKLDSSARNFRIEHFENNELVALTKARSAKFTPGDPSFWRLSNYEQRTFDGINETLEVGAFGHLDTVLNLFPADFVEYKEEQQSMTTPQLIRHLSKQQARGAGNVRQYQVELARRSAQPFTIFILTLIGVSVAGRKTRGGMGIQLALGIFIGALFVFVTQFASTITTSAGMPIYLGMWMPNIIFFAAALYFVLNAQR, from the coding sequence ATGCTGAAAAAGCTGGATTGGTACATTGTTGGCAAGTTTCTCCGCACGTTCTTCTTTACGTTGCTGATCTTCTCCATGGTGAGCATCATCATTGATTTTAGTGATAAGACCGAGCGCTTCATCGAATCGGACATCACCAAGTTCGAGATTGCCTTTCAGTACTTCCCCAGTTTCCTGCTCTTCATTATGGGGTTCATCTGGCCCATGCTCTGCCTGATCGCGGTCATCTTCTTTACGGGAAGGATGGCGGCTAATTCGGAGATCATCAGTATTCTCAATGCCGGGGTCAGTTTCCGGCGTTTTCTGCGGCCCTTTATGGTGACGGCGGCTTTCCTCGCCTTTCTGTTCCTGGTGGGCGTTCACTTTGTCATCCCCTGGGGTAATGAGATCCGAACGGACATTGAGCGCACCCACTTTGGCCGCAATCGGGACAAGGGCAAAACGAGCAACGTTCACTTCTTCGTCGCTCCGGGCACGAAAGTGTTCATGACGCACTACAGCAAATTGGATAGTTCCGCCCGCAATTTCCGGATCGAGCACTTCGAGAACAACGAGCTGGTAGCGCTAACGAAAGCCCGTTCGGCCAAGTTTACGCCTGGTGATCCTTCCTTCTGGCGGCTCTCCAACTACGAGCAACGAACGTTTGACGGCATTAACGAAACGTTGGAGGTAGGTGCCTTTGGCCACCTGGACACCGTGCTTAACCTCTTCCCCGCCGACTTCGTGGAGTACAAGGAAGAGCAGCAATCGATGACGACTCCCCAGTTGATCAGGCACCTCAGCAAACAGCAGGCGCGGGGGGCGGGCAACGTCCGTCAGTACCAGGTAGAATTAGCCCGTCGCTCGGCGCAGCCGTTTACGATCTTCATCCTTACGCTGATCGGAGTATCCGTCGCCGGCCGCAAGACCAGGGGAGGGATGGGGATTCAGTTGGCTTTAGGGATCTTCATTGGGGCGCTTTTCGTCTTCGTTACCCAGTTCGCTTCCACCATCACTACTTCTGCCGGGA